The Melanotaenia boesemani isolate fMelBoe1 chromosome 3, fMelBoe1.pri, whole genome shotgun sequence genome contains the following window.
GATCTAATATGTAAATGTTCAATTTAAGGACAAATGAGCTCTTTGATTACTCAAATTGGATCAGTTTTAAGATCAGTGTTTATCTTTTCAATGGAAAaggtttatttggttttaaaatgtgcttgaTTTTATCCTTCACTGTGGATTCAACACAGTGATAAATGTTACCTCTTGATcatttttgatcattttgatCTAATGTCTTCATATTCCTTTTGTGGATATTTTGTAATATTCATTTAATGTGATTACTGAAAcgtgatctcttttaaaatcaGTATTTTAATGTAACTGTCAAATGTTTTCTGACAGTCTTTACGTTTTTAGAGTTAACTATGTTCAGTGTTTCAGAATGATATGATCTGTTTTAAGGTCAGATGTcatcctttcttttccttttctttgttgGGTGTAAATTTTTTACACCACTTTAGAAAATGGACAGTGAGCTCTGTCTTCAGATAGTGTAATCTGTCTTTCATAAAGACTCTGTTCCTTTACTCTTTTTGAGTGCACTATGTCTTGTAGCCGTCTACaagttgttgttgtgatgtATCATCACCTCTAGTTGGAGTTTCAACATTTCATGTCATTGTTCTTCTTTGAATAAAATATCTAAAgacaactaaaacaaaatgttttatagcTTTCTTTGTAATCATGAATGAAAGATGAagtcactttcttttcttttaattcattaatAGATATTTCAGTAACGGCTACTATGTTAACTAAATGATTATACGATTGAGCACAtggtaaatgtgtaaaaacatttattttctgtgtgaaaCAAAGCATGTCATGGTTCAATTACCATTTTTGATTAAAGGAGGTTAATAATGTGTCACAATAAGGCACACTTCCATTGTTCCTCCAGTGAAAGGATGGAGTGTGGGAAACCAGAATAAACTCACTCACAGAGCCGCTGAGGGACAATAGATCCAGACATCTGCCCTGAAGGGACAGAGATTAAAGGGGAGCCTGTCCGCTGAAACTTGTTTCAGTTCATGTTACCGGTTGAAACATGTTAGATGACAACTATCACAACATTTGTGcatcattttgatttattcaGGAACAGTTCAAACTCTGTAAGCTGGAAAACAACATGTAACCACTTTAAACAGAGTTGAACCATTTTGGTTCAAACTCTTTGCATCTCATATACTAATGGATCATTAATTTCACATgaaatataatgacaataagAATTTTTGCTTTTCAAGTGCAGTTAGAACCAGAGGACATCTGACAGTAGACAGATGGACCAGAAAACTAGTTCTGCACTTCATATGCATACAAAGCATCATGTGGTAAAACCTTTACAGATGTGGAAAGATACTGAGAGCTAACAGTTTCTATGTATATCAAGAACCAAAAAGCTGAACACAAGATCTTATTATATATGTTCTCACTACTTATTTACAAGCTACAGTGAATACAAACACCACGAGGGAGGTTGCAAGTGAAGTTTCAATACAGTTCAGCACAATTTTTAAGATATGAACAAAAtagaaacatttacatttaattagaaTTAGGAAAAAAGACCATCAACACAGCTGGTCAAAATGAGCCTCCAGAAATTACGTTTATTAAGTTTGGTAATACAAGTTattctatgaaaaaaaagatggtaTGTGAAGAAACTCTAAAGTTGGAAAACAACCACTCCACCAGCAGCCGAGATATCCCCCACAGGGATCTGGCACACTTCATGAAACTGCTGTCTGACCAAGAAACAATGAAGGTCATCACAGATAATGACTGGCCATCACAATCACTGATATAGACTACATACTGAAAACATGATATAtctaattattttgtttgtacttCATGACAGAATTTCAAATTTGACAGAATATTATAATCAGCCAATGGGATCGTTTCCCTCCAGATGGCTGATGATGTAATGCTGTTTCTATAACAACACACAGCCAGCATCTGCCTCGGAAATCCCTTTGTGGCTCATTGACCACGGCACGAGAAGTCAGTGTGGGAAACCCTGATTAACCTGCTACTCACACTGACAGCAAGGCACGTGTCAACAGACCTGTCTGCATCCAGAAACCAACACCTTTGTCTGGAGTCATGTATATTAGAGtaacacaaaacacactttcTCTTGCATTTGCACATTGTTTGGTAAACATTAAAGTAAACCATTGATTCCTCTACAGATTAAAACTGTTACATGTTGGATTTTGGCTTGATATACACACTAGAAAACTTAAGatatatattcttatttttccttCTACACTGAACTGATATTCTGCATCATAAATGTTATTCTTTGACAATATGGCATATTGAGCGTGTGCTTAGTCAAAGTCACTGATCCCAGCATCAAGCTGCAAATCTGCTCTCTCTGCAGGGTCACCACTTTCCCAGATTCATACAAGGCTCTGTGAGTGTCTCTTTATCCTCTCTCCCAGTTCTCCACCTGTTCCCTTGAGAGCTAACTATTACCCTCaaaacatgaatggaagcaTGCTGCTGCCCCACATGCCTTATTGTCTCAAAATGTCCTCTGATTGGTTGAACCTGTGAGAAACTCCAGCCAGACCAAGACCCACACATTCATATGGAGATGTGGGACTATAAATAGGAGGGATGAAACCACGAGAGAGCAGAAGTTCTCTCATAGAGACCTCTACTGCACAGAGATCCGACCATGGCTCCTACAGTAGTTGCAGCTATGACTTTCTCTCAGGAACATCTGAATCTGACACACAAGGTAAATATATGATTCATGAAAAGTTAGTGTTTACTGGAAGGTTTTGTTGATACTAACAAGACACACcagaataaatttaataatgactttgtttttatttctgcagctgAGAAAACCTGTGGTGGAGAAGCTACGCAGAGAGCGAATCAACAGCAGCATCGAGCAGCTCAAGTCTCTCCTGGGTCCAGAGTTCCTCAAACAGCAGCCGGACTCCAAGCTGGAGAAAGCAGACATCCTGGAGATGACAGTTTGCTTCctgatgcagctgctgcagcagaaccAACAGCAGAAAACACTGCTGAACAACTTCAACACACCCAAAACCTGCTCTGACAGCAGCTTCAGAGATGCAGACTTCTCTCCTCTGAGCCCCACAGTCCAGATCAGCTTCACCAAAGATGTGTTTTCAGTCAACAGCGCCCTCTGGAGGCCGTGGTGGAAACCTACACACTGAAGTTACTAGCAGACAAACTGAGACCATATTGGTCAAAGATTACTGGACTGAATTCTTCGAAATTTTATGGACTTGTTGTTTTGATTATACAGAAgagttgatttttctttcagtaTAATATTTCCTGTAGGAGCGACACCTATAATATCTttcattttaagaaagaaaacatcttgTCATGCATGTTGTATGAAGCAAATCTGATTGCATCAGCAATAATTATTTCTCACTGTACTTGAAGTGTGGTAATTCTTTTGATCTACTGATCAAATTCTATTGATCATATTGATCTAATATGTAAATGTTCAATTTAAGGACAAATGAGCTCTTTGATTACTCAAATTGGATCAGTTTTAAGATCagtgtttatctttttattggaaaaggtttatttggttttaaaatgtgcttgaTTTTATCCTTCATTGTGGATTCAACACAGTGATAAATGTTACCTCTTGATcatttttgatcattttgatCTAATGTCTTCAATTTCCTTTTGTGGATATTTTGTAATAATCATTTAATGTGATTACTGAAACTTTCAAAATCAGTATTTTAATGTAACTGTCAAATGTTTTCTGACAGTCTTTACGTTTTTAGAGTTAACTATGTTTAGTGTTTCAGAATGATATGATCTGTTTTAAGGTCAGATGTcatcctttcttttccttttctgtgttGGGTGTAAATTTTTTACACCACTTTGGAAAATGGACAGTGAGCTCTGTCTTCAGATAGTGTAATCTGTCTTTCATAAAGACTCTGTTCCTTTACTCTTTTTGAGTGCACTGTGTCTTGTAGCCGTCTACaagttgttgttgtgatgtATCATCACCTCTAGTTGGAGTTTCAACATTTCATGTCATTGTTCTTCtttgaataaaatatataaagacaactaaaacaaaatgttttatagttttctttgtAATTAACCAAAGATGAagtcactttcttttcttttaattcattaatAGATATTTCAGTAACTGCTACTATGTTGACTAAATGATTATACGATTTAGCACAtggtaaatgtgtaaaaacatttattttctgtgtgaaaCAAAGCATGTCATGGTTCAATTACCATTTTTGATTAAAGGGGGTTAATAATGTGTCACAATAAGGCACACTTCCATTGTTCCTCCAGTGAAAGGATGGAGTGTGGGAAACCAGAATAAACTCACTCACAGAGCCGCTGAGGGACAATAGATCCAGACATCTGCCCTGAAGGGACAGAGATTAAAAGGGAGCCTGTCCGCTGAAACTTGTTTCAGTTCATGTTACCGGTTGACACTGGTACACTTTATTATTCACAATTTCTAACACTTACAGGCCCACGTCAAATTATCCTGCATCTAAAACATGACAGACCTACAATACAAACAACTGCCCTCTGAAAACAGCTACTTTAACAATTCAGACctaccaaaagaaaaacatatatcTGACATCAATATTAAAGTCACTAAATTTGTCCCCCACCCCAAACACAACTCCCTTTATACAACTgatgaaaatgcatttgttttagaTCTGAACATACACAAGTTTTGCCACCTGGGtttcaacaaataaatacaattgtttgtttgggtcatttttgcatgggGAATTATCTTCCACTGGCAACCAGTCATTTAGCCCCAACTCATGCAATGTGTTCTTAAAAACACATGTCAATAGACACATCttgtggttgtggaaaagatgtcaattggcatgcatcaagcagagaaaacatctatgGAGAATGCagaactggaaggatagtggagaaccatcatcttccagaAAGAAATGTGCTCAGAAAACAACCTAAATGATTGTGATCGGCAATCACTTAAATGTTAGGTTAAATCAAATccaagaaaaacagcagtagaactcagggttATGTTTATTAGCgaaagtaagagcatttccatatgaacaatgtgaagggaactcgAGAGACTGGGAATGAACGACTGTGTGGCCTTAAGTAAACCACTAATAagtgaggctaaccagagaaaaaggcttcaatttgctTGGGatcataaagattggactcggGAGCAATGAAAGACTGTGGTCTGAgaagtccagatttaccctgttctaGAGTAATGTATTGAACAGATGAAGCGATGCACCCACCATACCTAGTGCTTACTTTGCCTACTCTACAaacctgtgggggcagtgctatgatctggggttgctgcctTTGGTCAGGTCtaagttcagcaacattatgtgcccaaagaatgaagtcagctgactacctgaatatactgaatgaccaggttattccatcaatggattttatCTTCTCTGGTGGCATGGGCACATTCTAAGAAAACAATACCAGGATTCATCAATCTCaaactgtgaaagagtggttcagggagcatgataCATCATTTTCACTACCAcagattggccaccacagagtccagacttgagacccattgagaatctttttAGATGTGCAAGACTTTTCTCAGTGGccagactctcccatcatcaatacaagatcttggtgaaaaattaatgcaacagtAGATGGAAAAATAACTTGTGACATTGCAAAAACTTATGGAAACAATGCCACACagaatgctgctgtaatcaaagctgaAGGTGGTCCAATGAAATATAAGCGtgtgggatgtttttttttatttggtggcAACTTTTTCTTAGCAGTCTATCATTTGTATAAAGTTTGTTTGCGACAGTAAACTCTCATGTTAAGAAAGTGCTCAGACTTAAGTTCTAGGctttaaaaatgatctgatgTTTTTCAGTGTCAAAGATTTTACTAAAGGTCACGGTGTTCGGTCTTAAACATTAGACATTGTTTGTCTATTAAAAGATGCCGAGCTTTAGTCTTTCTGCTGTTTCTTGTAGAAATCTACAACCAACCAACAGTTGAAGCTTCAACAATTCACATGGCTGATTGGGCTCATTacgtttgttaaaaaaaaacacaagctcCAAGTTGAAAATTGaattgttttcatgtttgcttATGTTGTTATAACCCTCTTCATGATGATAAAAAAAGTCAAGTTTCTTTATTATcaagtttctttaaaaagtagaatAGATGTCGTTCATTATCTTTAGCTGTCATTCAATTTATTGATTTTCCCATTACTGTCGCTACATTGAAGTATTAAATTATTACAGGACTAAGCACACAGTCTTACTTAATGGCATATAATTAGTCAGGATTATGACCAGAGATTCTTAaccaaaaatctgattattcaagtcataaatgtaatataatatgttttttcttaatgCATTTAAATTGTATAAACTGTCAGATGCAGCCAATGACATCCTTTCCCTCCAGATGGCTGATGATGTAATGCTCTGCCTCTAACACACCTCACAGCCAACATCTGTCACAGAAGTCTCTTTGTGGTTTATTGATCGTGACAAGGAGAGTCAGTGTGGGAAACAGATCAGCTTACTACTCACACTGAGAACAGGGCATGTGCCAGGAGACTCAGCAGCATTTGAGTACTCCGGATTTGTAAATGAAGCTGGCGTTATGTCATTTATTAGCGATATTTTTACAAAATACTTTTACTCTGTGTTTTTTGCTTGGAAAAAAGGTACCAAGATGTTAAAAGTGGAATATACAAGTAACTTGTCAAGCAAAAGTAGATGTATCTTACTTGTAATGTTTAGATTTAGGCTCCATGAGgacaacatacacacatacactcacacataaaAAGATTCTCCTCTTGTCTATGTCTATTTCTGCATGTAAAACAAACccaatataataaatattatttccCCACGTGTGCTCTGTAATTATGGCCGTGTGCTCAGTGTGAGTGCTTGATCCCAGCATCAAGCAGTAGATAAGCTCTTTTTGCGGGGTCACCCCTTTCCCAGATTCACACAGCGTTTTGTGTGTCTGCTCCATCTGCTCCCCTGAGATCTAACCATTATCCCCCAAGCAATAATGACAGTATGTTACTGCCCCACAATGCTTATTGTCTCACAAAGCTCTAGGATTGGACCGTAGTGTGGGAAACTCCTGCTAAACTAAGACCCATACATTCAGTAGAGATGTGGGACTATAAATGTGAGGAATGATGCCAGCAGAGACCAGATTCTCTCTATAGAGACCTTCACAGCACAAAGATTAAACCATGGCTCCTGCAATCACTGCAGCTATGACAAACATTCAGGAGCATCTAACTTTAAACCACAAGGTAAACTAGAAATTTATGGAGTTAATTATTACTTTGAAAACAGTGCAATAGATGCTAACTCTTGTGTTGATTTTAAGTGGGGAGCATGTTTTAACTCTAGGTTTTTTCTCTTCCCTACAGCTCAGAAAACCTTTGGTGGAGAAGTTACGCAGAGAGCGAATCAACAGCAGCATCGAGCAGCTCAAGTCTCTTCTGGGTCCAGAGTTCATCCAACAGCAGCCAGACTCCAAGTTGGAGAAAGCCGACATCCTGGAGATGACAGTTTGCTTCctgatgcagctgctgcagcagaacgAACAGCAGAAAACGCTGCTGAACCACTTCAACAAGCTGCAAGCTTCTTCTGACAGAAAACCAAGAGAGGCAGATTTCTTTCCTCTGAGCCCCACAATCCACACCATCATCACAGAAGACAAGAATCCAGTCAATGAGGCCCTCTGGAGGCCGTGGTAGACCTCATGGAcactatttaaaaagtttaaagtctTTGTTCTTCTGTACAGAAGATTTTATtaataactttttcttttaagtgaagaaagaaaatacatcaACATGCATGTTGCATGACAAAAAATCTGATTGCATAAGCAATTACTGTTATTTCACATGTTATATTTATGGAATATAATGTTCTGGTAACATCAGTGATCTTTAGTTTGACCATAATGGTCAGAAACTTTCATTCTTCGTGTGATGTCATAAGATGTCATGGGACGTTTTTTATTAGTCATTCTTCGAATGTGGTGCATTGTAACACTCAAGTGTGTattattttctctctgaaaGGTCAGTGACTGCCACTGTTTGTTAAAATGGAAATTAATATGATCACACTGATGAAAACCTCTGACCTGTTTTAAGGTTGTCACTTGTTGTCACTGCTTTTGTTTAGTAGATACAAATGAATTGCTGGGTATGCGTGGTATTTTATGAAGATAGTTAATCTCCATGCAGCTTTGGGTAGAagttattttatcattaatatttttaagatgTAGAATTATTATTCTTTAAACTTTTGTACTTTAAGTGGCTCATTCCTGaataaacaaacactgaaagCTGAAAAATCTGTCTGTTTAACTTCTTAATGAGTTTTTTTCTCACtgataaataaactgtgggagaCTACATAATAATCCCATAAACCtaatctttttaataaaaaacctCCCTACTTTTACAATACCTGATTATAGGATCAGATTTCCAGACAGGATGAAGAATCTAGAATAAGTGAGATGGTTTGGAAAAGCATTAATTAGAATCTGAATGCATTAACAACATCGTCACTATGAGATGAAAGCTcatactgacacacacacaaaaatgtatGCACACACCTTTTTACATCTGTGTGCTATATCCAATTTATTCTTGAAGTAAAACACCAGTGACTGtaatcaaatataataaaacactaAGAACTGTAAATATGATTACAGTATAATATGAGCAATAGTATCATGAACAAAAGATAGACATTAAATGTTAAACTTGTCTctgtagagcaggggtgcccaagtccggtcctcgagatctaccatcctgcaacttttagatgcaacccttctccaacacacctgaatcaaatgactggctcgttagcaggcctctgcagagctgaatgacatgcagatgacatctgattcaagtgtgtggagaagggttgcatctaaaagttgcaggatggtagatcttgaggaccgaacttgggcacccctgctgtagagCCATTATCTTTAACAGGAACAGAATCTGATATTTGTGTtatgtcccctaatagatacccagaagcagaaaatatgctatggtaataaatggtaggaccccccccccccccccccccccccttttgttgaagggtcaaataaagacctcatatttaaaaatggacttttcttaccattttttcatgggtcgggccttaaagGGATAGTATGACTTACACTGGCAGATCACAGTTTGCTTGTGAATTCAATTGAAGCAGCTGTGAATAAACACTGTGAATtactgtaatattttttttactcatgATGCATtgtaaaatacagttaaactcagtaaaatgtcaaaataagaATCTAATTTTATTGTAGAAACTACAGCAATTTCTTACAGCGTGgagcaaaacaaatgaaaacaaaaagataattctaaatgtaaaaaataactcATGACAAGTTTAAATCATTGTTTTGTCAAGTATAATGAAACTGAATCTTGGGTCTTGTGAAAAACTATATTTTGTATGTTGTGATGTTTTGTAAATTCTTACCCCTAAAAGTAGACATTTAATTGGTTCAAATGCAATTTTTTGCTTAAACAGGCGTATGAAGACCATGAATGATCAGACAACCACATGAACTTGGAAACAATCTTTGCATGGGGTCAATGCCTTTTGCTCACACTGTCTATTAAAACAATCCTAAAGTTAAAGGTCATGCATTTCACAGAAATACAGTATCAATCTAAATGCAAATTATGTATTAGGTATTGTGAAAGGTGCCGCTGTTCAAATAACTTATAAAATGTTCTCTTTTTGTCCAGGTATAAATGTACTGTTTATCTGTGTGACTCCTACTTCTCAaacctaaattaaattaaaactagaAAAAGGGGAGTTTATTTTGGAAAATCATATTGCTGTGTTGGCACATGCCACATGGATGCAAGCTCCATAAATGAGTTCAGTTTAAATCCCAGCAGGCTAGACTTTCTGCATGCCATCGATTTCTCTATTTATTGTTTCCTTCTAGTTTAGTACAAAAAAGGCCCCCAACATGATGATTGCAGTATACTTGTCTCCAAGTATATGTGGGTTTCTAAGATTCAAAAATAAGCTTGAACCAGCTAATAAAAAAAGGCAATATCATGgggaaaaattaaatttttttaagaaatcatCAATGCTAACAGAATTGTGAGACATCTGATTAAGGGCCATGTTGTTGGTTAGTTTACATAAATAGTTATATGTTGTAAGCAGGAGCTGTGATATCTGACGTGGCCTGTTTCAACTTAATTTTCTGCTGCAAAgcatattaaattaaacaggTGGAAACTGATGTGCAACCAGTCTCAGGTGGATTTACCTTCCATCTTATCTCATTTCCATCTGTTAGTCTGTTAATCTGCTGTCTGTGTAGAGGCTCAGATTTCCCATTTCCCCTCCTCTGAGTCCCCATGGCTCCCTGCACAAGGCTGAACGTGCCCCAGTCACACGCCCTCCTCTTTCTATGCTGCTGGGAGCCACAGTGACACACGGCTTCCCACACTTCTGTATGCAGCCTgctcagccacacacacaatggAAGTGTGTCTGCTCTCACAAAGCCTCAGGACCCGTTCTCAGGCAGGGAGAGCACAGAAGGCCACTTCACAGATAAACCATCTGGTTTGGCAGTAGCTCACTGCTGAGCTGTACAGAGTGAGAAAAGagattattaataaatattccataatataatatattaggATTATCATTTTAACtcattgaaagaaaaaaggtaaaGGTTGTGCATTACATATAGCAACATTCATTCACTGGATTAGGGTTtgaccactttttttttgtcatataaaTCAGAAATTTACTCCAGACCTAACAATTTTTCCttgtttgttgcttttctttctgtcatctttattttttacttatttcccTATATATTCTCACGGTCAGGGTCAAGGTTTAATAATATCTGAAAGGAAACTAGATTTTCCCGTGTCCACCTCATGGAAACCATTTTCCCACTGACCTCACTGAGGAGTGGCATTCAGATAAAGCATCCCACCTGTTCTCCATGACAGCCATTAAATTCAGTTCATTGTCTGGAGCTTTGAGAGTCCTGATTGGCCAAGCGGCAGAGAGATGGCGCAAGACGAGCAGCATAAATGCTGAACAGGAACGCAGATGAAAACACAGACATCATCTGAACCTTTGCAAGCCACGGCAGAACTCCCCGCCAGAAGAAACAGACTTTGACATGGCTCTTTACTCAGACCTTGCTCTTCAGGATACCATGAAGGAGGAACTCTTCAGGTGAGCAACACTTATAGTTTCTGAATTTTGTGTCAGTAAGGTGCAAGTAGAAGTCTTTAGCTCATGAAgtgaacaaaaatattaataaaatttgtgattttgtttCTCTCAGGTGTAAACTTTACATGCTGGAGAGGAAATGCTGCACAGGAGTGGAGAAACTAAAGGCTCTCATTGAAGAACACCTTCTAAATGGCTTCCCTGTTTCAGACATCCTGGAGAAAACAAAGTCCTTCCTCACACTGAGAAAAGCCCTGCTGTCACACAACGGCTACTCCAAATATTCCAGGGACATTTTACGTTTGTTTCCCGACGCAGAAGAAGATGTGGTTCCGCTTTGCTTTTAACAACCAGAAATGGACAACAGAAAAGCTGAATTCATGCTGCTTCAGTTTTATGAGCAGTGCAGGTTTTATTGACGCCATTTGCATCTGTGCAATGAATCTGCTCATTGTAGAGAAATGCATTGCTTGCATGATGACAAGGAGATCCTCAGATACTAAGaaatctttttaaacattttgcagaagatctatttttttaaggttataaAATACTTGATCCAcctgtttgatatttttatattttagtttcaACAGTTGCCGACGAGAGATTATTGGATTTGGAGTGGAAGACGGTGCTAAAG
Protein-coding sequences here:
- the LOC121636704 gene encoding LOW QUALITY PROTEIN: transcription factor HES-4-A-like (The sequence of the model RefSeq protein was modified relative to this genomic sequence to represent the inferred CDS: substituted 2 bases at 2 genomic stop codons), whose amino-acid sequence is MMPAETRFSLXRPSQHKDXTMAPAITAAMTNIQEHLTLNHKLRKPLVEKLRRERINSSIEQLKSLLGPEFIQQQPDSKLEKADILEMTVCFLMQLLQQNEQQKTLLNHFNKLQASSDRKPREADFFPLSPTIHTIITEDKNPVNEALWRPW